One Synechococcus sp. PROS-9-1 DNA window includes the following coding sequences:
- a CDS encoding ferredoxin-thioredoxin reductase catalytic domain-containing protein, producing MSDASAGSTEPTAESLEVIRKFAETYAQRTGTYFCSDPGVTAVVLKGLAKHKDDLGGALCPCRHYEDKQAEVSQAFWNCPCVPMRERNDCHCMLFLTEDNPFRGEDQTISTETIHATAG from the coding sequence ATGTCCGATGCGTCCGCTGGCAGCACAGAGCCGACAGCTGAAAGCCTTGAGGTCATTCGCAAATTTGCCGAAACGTACGCCCAACGAACCGGGACCTACTTTTGTAGCGACCCTGGCGTGACGGCTGTTGTCTTAAAGGGTCTTGCTAAACACAAAGACGATTTAGGTGGCGCGCTTTGCCCCTGTCGTCACTACGAAGACAAGCAAGCTGAGGTTTCTCAGGCGTTTTGGAACTGTCCTTGCGTGCCAATGCGAGAGCGCAATGATTGCCATTGCATGTTGTTTCTCACCGAGGACAATCCCTTCCGCGGTGAGGACCAGACGATCAGCACTGAAACGATTCACGCCACGGCAGGTTGA
- the sufB gene encoding Fe-S cluster assembly protein SufB: MTSTSTRDLVSQPYKYGFVTDIETEKIAKGLSEEVVRLISSKKNEPEFLLDFRLKAYRHWLKLQEPDWASLGYKAIDYQDIVYYAAPKQQEKKQSLDEVDPKLLETFEKLGIPLSEQKRLSNVAVDAVFDSVSIATTYKEKLAEHGVVFCSFSEAVVEHPELIEKYLGSVVPSNDNYFAALNSAVFSDGSFVFIPKGVECPMELSTYFRINSGDTGQFERTLIVAEEGASVSYLEGCTAPMFDTNQLHAAVVELVVLDDASIKYSTVQNWYAGDENGVGGIYNFVTKRGQCRGARSRISWTQVETGSAITWKYPSCVLQGADSVGEFYSVALTNNRQQADTGTKMVHVGPRTRSTIVSKGISAGHSSNSYRGLVQVGPNAKGARNYSQCDSMLIGDQAAANTYPYIRSQQPQAAIEHEASTCRMSEDQLFYLQSRGIGFEEAVSMMVSGFCRDVFNQLPMEFAAEADKLLALKLEGSVG; the protein is encoded by the coding sequence ATGACCAGCACCTCCACACGCGATCTAGTTAGTCAGCCGTACAAGTACGGATTTGTTACTGACATCGAAACCGAGAAGATCGCAAAAGGTCTTAGTGAGGAGGTAGTGCGACTGATTTCTTCTAAAAAGAATGAGCCGGAATTTCTCCTTGATTTTCGGCTTAAGGCTTATCGCCATTGGCTTAAGTTGCAAGAACCTGATTGGGCTTCACTGGGCTATAAAGCAATTGATTATCAAGATATTGTTTATTATGCTGCACCAAAGCAGCAAGAGAAAAAGCAAAGTCTCGATGAAGTTGATCCCAAGCTTCTTGAGACATTTGAAAAGCTGGGAATTCCTCTTAGCGAGCAAAAAAGGCTAAGCAATGTCGCTGTGGATGCTGTTTTTGACAGTGTCTCGATCGCAACCACTTACAAAGAAAAGTTGGCAGAACATGGAGTGGTGTTTTGCTCCTTTAGTGAGGCTGTAGTTGAGCATCCAGAGTTGATCGAGAAGTATCTCGGCTCGGTTGTTCCTAGTAATGATAATTATTTTGCGGCTTTAAACTCTGCTGTTTTTAGTGATGGATCATTTGTGTTCATCCCCAAAGGTGTGGAATGCCCGATGGAGCTTTCCACGTATTTTAGAATTAATTCCGGAGATACCGGACAATTCGAGCGCACGTTGATTGTTGCTGAAGAAGGAGCATCGGTGAGTTACTTGGAAGGTTGTACCGCGCCGATGTTTGATACAAATCAGCTTCATGCTGCTGTCGTGGAGTTGGTTGTTTTAGATGATGCTTCGATTAAATATTCTACGGTCCAAAATTGGTACGCTGGTGATGAAAATGGTGTTGGAGGTATTTATAATTTTGTGACCAAGCGCGGCCAGTGCCGAGGCGCACGCAGTCGGATTAGTTGGACGCAGGTCGAAACGGGTTCAGCCATTACTTGGAAATATCCAAGCTGTGTGTTGCAGGGTGCCGATTCAGTTGGTGAGTTTTATTCAGTGGCTCTCACGAATAATCGCCAGCAAGCTGATACCGGAACGAAAATGGTGCACGTAGGTCCACGCACCCGCTCCACAATTGTGAGCAAAGGAATCAGCGCTGGTCACTCAAGCAATAGTTATCGAGGTCTGGTTCAAGTTGGTCCGAATGCGAAGGGTGCTCGGAATTACAGCCAATGCGATTCGATGCTGATTGGAGATCAAGCTGCAGCGAACACCTACCCATACATCCGTTCTCAGCAGCCTCAAGCTGCGATCGAACATGAGGCCAGTACATGTCGCATGTCGGAAGACCAATTGTTTTATCTCCAAAGCCGTGGCATCGGCTTCGAAGAAGCCGTGTCGATGATGGTGAGCGGTTTCTGTCGGGATGTGTTTAATCAACTCCCCATGGAGTTTGCGGCTGAGGCCGACAAACTTCTTGCTCTCAAGCTTGAGGGTTCGGTGGGTTAA